One Sphingomonas sp. LHG3406-1 genomic window carries:
- the hutU gene encoding urocanate hydratase: protein MTDRRDNQRIIRARRGPERKAKSWQTEAAVRMLMNNLDEEVAEDPQSLVVYGGIGRAARDWQAFDRIVATLERLEDDETLLVQSGKPVGVFRTHPDAPRVLLANSNLVPKWATWEHFHKLDRAGLMMYGQMTAGSWIYIGTQGIVQGTYETFAEMGRQHFGGDLSGKWILTAGLGGMGGAQPLAAVMAGAHCIAIECQESRIEKRLETRYLDRRASTIDEALEIIGTASQPTSVGLLGNAAELVPEMLARGIRPDAITDQTSAHDPVNGYLPMGWTVAEWIERRERDPEGTAAAARISMARHVEALLSYKAMGIPIFDYGNNIRQEALDTGVAGAFDFPGFVPAYIRPLFCRGIGPFRWVALSGDPEDIYRTDARVKELIPDDPHLHRWLDMARERIAFQGLPARICWVGLGQRHRLGLAFNEMVASGELKAPIVIGRDHLDSGSVASPNRETEAMKDGSDAVSDWPLLNALLNTASGATWVSLHHGGGVGMGYSQHAGMVIVADGTPEAARRLERVLWNDPGTGVMRHADAGYEEAQACAREQGLDLPSLAEVRDS from the coding sequence GTGACCGACCGCCGCGACAATCAGCGCATCATCCGGGCACGGCGCGGGCCGGAACGGAAGGCGAAGAGCTGGCAGACCGAGGCAGCCGTCCGGATGCTGATGAACAACCTCGACGAGGAGGTCGCGGAGGACCCGCAGAGCCTGGTCGTCTATGGCGGGATCGGGCGGGCGGCGCGGGACTGGCAGGCGTTCGACCGGATCGTCGCCACGCTGGAGCGGCTGGAGGATGACGAGACCCTGCTCGTCCAGTCGGGCAAGCCGGTCGGTGTCTTCCGCACCCACCCCGATGCGCCGCGCGTGTTGCTGGCGAACTCGAACCTGGTGCCCAAGTGGGCGACCTGGGAGCATTTCCACAAGCTCGATCGCGCGGGCCTCATGATGTACGGCCAGATGACCGCCGGGAGCTGGATCTACATCGGCACGCAGGGCATCGTTCAGGGCACCTACGAGACCTTTGCCGAGATGGGCCGCCAGCATTTCGGCGGCGACCTTTCCGGCAAGTGGATCCTCACCGCCGGGCTTGGCGGCATGGGCGGCGCGCAGCCGCTGGCGGCGGTGATGGCAGGGGCGCATTGCATCGCCATCGAATGCCAGGAAAGCCGGATCGAAAAGCGGCTCGAGACCCGCTATCTCGACCGCCGCGCATCCACCATCGACGAGGCGCTGGAGATCATCGGCACGGCAAGCCAGCCGACCAGCGTCGGACTGCTCGGCAATGCCGCCGAACTCGTGCCCGAAATGCTCGCGCGGGGGATTCGGCCCGATGCCATTACCGACCAGACCAGCGCCCACGATCCGGTCAACGGCTATCTGCCGATGGGCTGGACCGTCGCCGAGTGGATCGAGCGGCGGGAGCGCGATCCCGAGGGCACCGCCGCCGCCGCCCGTATCTCCATGGCCCGCCATGTCGAAGCACTGCTGAGCTACAAGGCGATGGGCATTCCGATCTTCGACTATGGCAACAACATCCGCCAGGAAGCGCTCGACACGGGCGTCGCGGGCGCGTTCGACTTTCCCGGCTTCGTGCCCGCCTACATCCGCCCGCTCTTCTGCCGCGGGATCGGGCCGTTCCGCTGGGTCGCGCTGTCGGGCGATCCCGAGGACATCTATCGCACCGATGCCAGAGTGAAGGAGCTGATCCCCGACGATCCGCACCTCCACCGATGGCTCGACATGGCGCGGGAGCGGATCGCCTTCCAGGGCCTGCCTGCGCGCATCTGCTGGGTCGGTCTTGGGCAGCGCCACCGGCTCGGCCTCGCGTTCAACGAAATGGTGGCGTCGGGCGAGCTCAAGGCACCGATCGTCATCGGCCGCGACCACCTCGACAGCGGCAGCGTCGCCTCGCCCAACCGCGAGACGGAGGCGATGAAGGACGGCAGCGATGCGGTCAGCGACTGGCCCTTGCTCAACGCCCTTCTCAACACCGCGTCGGGCGCGACCTGGGTGTCGCTCCACCATGGCGGCGGCGTCGGCATGGGCTATTCGCAGCATGCCGGCATGGTGATCGTCGCCGACGGGACGCCTGAAGCGGCTCGCCGGCTGGAGCGGGTCCTCTGGAACGATCCTGGTACCGGTGTCATGCGCCATGCCGATGCGGGCTATGAGGAAGCGCAGGCGTGCGCGCGCGAGCAGGGACTGGACCTGCCGAGCCTTGCCGAGGTCCGGGACAGCTAG
- a CDS encoding histidine kinase famiy protein — MHDEPIGPHHDATDIEGGGQSRGVPARGAVDLAEPDTMGESTGMKHWRESVISHPGLDERGNVFFAAIEMTRMPMILTDPNQPDNPIVFANKAFLDLTGYEDSEVVGRNCRFLQGPQTDRETVAQVREAVAQGHSIAAEILNYKRDGSPFWNALFIGPVFDQSGKLAYQFASQLDVTRRRNSEQAFRQAQKMESIGQLTAGLAHDFNNLLQVVNGNLELLSSSVDGEKSKRYIDNARSAADRGAKLTRQLLAFARKTRLTPKPIDLSQLVSNFVDVIESSLGKQIELQLNLRRRLPRVMVDPEQLEMALLNILMNARDATLGSGVVTVTTRAITLNGDAPSRHLSEGTYVALEVSDEGAGMSSDVIDRAIEPFFTTKGQGKGTGLGLAMASGFVQQSRGRLEIESEEGKGALIRMLFPITRDVAEEPLRLTAESATSERRSLHSEHLLVVEDSAEVLELAVELLGAAGYRVTTAESGEIALRLFEQSPPGTFDLLFTDLVMPGGINGLALADEILKRDPAVGVLLTTGYNEELVISGPERPHRDVLGKPYRRSELLDRVRQALDNRVNAGDVRRTPSDYGAAEA; from the coding sequence TTGCACGACGAACCCATCGGTCCCCATCACGACGCCACCGACATCGAGGGAGGGGGGCAGAGCCGCGGGGTTCCGGCCCGCGGGGCGGTCGATCTGGCCGAGCCCGACACGATGGGTGAGTCGACCGGAATGAAGCATTGGCGCGAAAGCGTCATCTCCCATCCCGGTCTCGACGAGCGCGGCAACGTCTTCTTCGCGGCGATCGAAATGACTCGGATGCCGATGATCCTCACCGATCCCAATCAGCCCGACAATCCGATCGTCTTTGCCAACAAGGCCTTTCTCGACCTCACGGGTTACGAGGATAGCGAGGTCGTCGGCCGTAACTGCCGGTTCCTGCAAGGCCCGCAAACGGATCGGGAAACCGTTGCCCAAGTCCGCGAGGCCGTCGCCCAGGGCCACTCGATCGCGGCCGAGATCCTCAACTACAAGCGCGACGGTTCGCCGTTCTGGAATGCGCTCTTCATCGGTCCAGTCTTCGATCAGTCCGGCAAGCTCGCCTATCAGTTCGCGAGCCAGCTGGACGTCACGCGTCGCCGCAACAGCGAGCAGGCCTTCCGCCAGGCGCAGAAGATGGAATCGATCGGCCAGCTGACCGCCGGTCTCGCCCACGACTTCAATAATCTGCTCCAGGTGGTGAACGGCAACTTGGAACTGCTCTCTTCCTCGGTCGACGGAGAGAAATCGAAGAGGTACATCGATAACGCTCGCTCCGCCGCCGACCGCGGCGCCAAACTAACTCGCCAACTCCTTGCTTTTGCTCGCAAAACTCGCCTCACCCCCAAGCCGATCGATCTCAGCCAATTGGTCAGCAACTTCGTCGACGTGATCGAAAGCTCGCTCGGCAAGCAAATCGAGCTGCAGCTCAATCTGCGCCGCCGGCTGCCGCGGGTGATGGTCGATCCGGAGCAGCTCGAAATGGCGCTGCTAAACATTCTTATGAACGCCCGCGACGCCACGTTGGGGAGTGGGGTGGTGACCGTTACTACCCGTGCCATCACCCTCAATGGCGATGCGCCCTCGCGTCATCTCAGTGAAGGCACTTACGTCGCGCTCGAAGTATCGGACGAAGGCGCTGGCATGAGCAGCGACGTCATCGACCGAGCAATCGAACCCTTCTTCACCACCAAAGGGCAAGGCAAGGGAACTGGCCTTGGCCTCGCTATGGCGTCAGGCTTCGTCCAGCAGTCGCGCGGACGCCTCGAGATCGAATCAGAGGAAGGCAAGGGCGCCCTCATCCGGATGCTCTTCCCGATCACCCGCGACGTTGCGGAAGAGCCGCTCCGACTGACCGCCGAAAGCGCCACGTCGGAGCGCCGCTCCCTTCACAGCGAGCATCTGCTGGTCGTCGAAGATAGCGCCGAGGTGCTCGAACTGGCAGTCGAACTGCTCGGTGCCGCCGGCTACCGCGTCACAACGGCGGAGAGCGGCGAAATTGCGCTTCGCCTGTTCGAGCAGTCGCCGCCGGGCACCTTCGATCTGTTGTTCACCGACCTCGTTATGCCGGGCGGGATCAATGGGCTTGCGCTCGCTGACGAGATACTCAAGCGCGATCCCGCTGTCGGCGTGCTGCTGACCACCGGCTACAATGAGGAGCTGGTCATCAGCGGTCCGGAGCGGCCCCACCGGGACGTGCTCGGCAAGCCATACCGGCGCTCCGAGCTGCTGGACCGCGTACGCCAGGCGCTCGACAATCGGGTCAATGCCGGCGACGTGCGGCGCACTCCTTCCGATTACGGTGCCGCCGAGGCGTAA
- a CDS encoding M14-type cytosolic carboxypeptidase, with protein MTIIVTSAFDSGNIRLLKADGPVLDLEIRQDAHSDFYQWFHFRLSGVRGQALTLRITNCAGAAYPMGWPGYQARVSTDRETWFLADTTYEDGTLTIQVETDTDLLWLAYFAPYSMERHHDFVATLAELSDVRHRTLGTSLDGQPIDCLTIGEGPLTVWLYARQHPGESMAEWWMEGALERLVDPDDAVARALRQRCTFHCVPNMNPDGSVRGHLRTNAAGVNLNREWHAPSDERSPEVLCVRNAMDEAPPVFAMDIHGDEAIAANFLAGFEGIPSLTERQEELYHLFARTLERICPDFQTEEGYELSRPGEANLSMSTTQLAERYGCVSMTLEMPFKDHAPLADPLHGWSPDRSKALARSCLDALHQILPELEQR; from the coding sequence ATGACCATCATCGTTACCAGCGCGTTCGACAGCGGCAACATCCGCCTCCTCAAGGCCGATGGCCCAGTCCTCGACCTCGAGATCAGGCAGGATGCCCATTCCGACTTCTATCAGTGGTTCCACTTCCGCCTGTCGGGCGTCAGGGGCCAGGCGCTGACGCTGCGCATCACCAATTGCGCAGGCGCCGCCTATCCGATGGGCTGGCCCGGCTACCAGGCGCGCGTCTCGACCGATCGCGAGACCTGGTTCCTGGCCGACACGACCTATGAAGACGGCACCCTCACCATTCAGGTCGAGACGGACACCGATCTTCTCTGGCTCGCCTACTTCGCCCCTTATTCGATGGAGCGTCACCACGATTTCGTCGCAACGCTGGCCGAGCTTTCCGACGTCCGTCACCGCACCCTCGGCACCAGCCTCGACGGCCAGCCGATCGACTGCCTGACCATCGGCGAAGGCCCGCTCACCGTCTGGCTCTATGCCCGTCAGCATCCGGGCGAGAGCATGGCCGAATGGTGGATGGAAGGCGCGCTGGAGCGGCTGGTCGATCCGGACGACGCCGTCGCGCGCGCGCTCCGCCAGCGCTGCACCTTCCATTGCGTGCCGAACATGAACCCGGACGGCTCCGTTCGCGGTCATCTGCGCACCAACGCTGCCGGCGTGAACCTCAATCGGGAATGGCACGCTCCGTCGGACGAGCGCAGCCCCGAGGTCCTGTGCGTCCGCAACGCCATGGACGAGGCACCGCCGGTGTTCGCCATGGACATCCACGGCGATGAGGCGATCGCCGCCAACTTCCTTGCCGGTTTCGAGGGCATTCCGAGCCTCACCGAACGGCAGGAAGAGCTCTACCATCTGTTCGCGCGGACGCTGGAGCGCATCTGCCCCGACTTCCAGACGGAGGAAGGCTACGAACTCTCGCGCCCTGGCGAGGCCAATTTGTCGATGAGCACCACTCAGCTCGCTGAGCGTTATGGCTGCGTGTCGATGACTCTCGAGATGCCCTTCAAGGACCATGCGCCCCTGGCCGATCCGCTTCACGGCTGGTCGCCCGACCGATCGAAGGCCCTTGCCCGCTCCTGTCTCGACGCACTCCACCAGATCCTTCCCGAGCTGGAGCAGCGCTAG
- a CDS encoding arginase family protein, with translation MTSAWPNLSDLLQPAGATASVALVGAPLGAGSVTPGRCDLAPGELRKVLRRVGRYDTDSGRELSAVISDEGDVAIAGLDIAAATGLIKAAVRAAVAHHDLSLLVGGNNAVTRPGLLGMAEALGLGLDEVGLITLDAHFDLRGLEQGLSNGNPVRALREDGLPGRNIAQIGLAPFANSRAMHEDAIRGGHLVITARDVQEQGIGKSVDFAMDRMEGLKAILLDCDIDVIDRSQFPAAPGARPGGMPANDFFSAVRRISADPRVRVIDLAEWDPPLDATDLSALTAGRWLAEVLAGFERRS, from the coding sequence ATGACCAGCGCCTGGCCCAATCTCAGCGACCTTCTCCAGCCCGCCGGTGCGACGGCATCCGTCGCGCTCGTCGGAGCGCCGCTCGGCGCCGGCTCGGTAACGCCAGGCCGTTGCGACCTGGCGCCTGGAGAGCTTCGCAAGGTCCTCCGCCGCGTTGGCCGATATGACACCGACAGCGGTCGCGAACTGTCCGCCGTGATCTCCGACGAGGGCGACGTGGCGATCGCGGGCCTGGACATTGCGGCAGCGACGGGCCTGATCAAGGCGGCCGTCCGCGCCGCGGTCGCGCACCATGACCTCTCCCTGCTCGTCGGCGGCAACAATGCGGTGACCCGGCCCGGGCTGCTCGGCATGGCCGAGGCGCTCGGCCTCGGGCTCGACGAGGTCGGCCTCATCACCCTCGACGCCCATTTCGACCTGCGCGGGCTCGAGCAGGGCCTGAGCAACGGCAATCCGGTGCGGGCGCTGCGTGAGGACGGGCTTCCTGGCCGCAACATCGCGCAGATCGGGCTCGCGCCCTTCGCCAACAGTCGCGCCATGCACGAGGATGCGATACGCGGCGGCCATCTGGTGATCACCGCCCGTGACGTCCAGGAGCAGGGGATTGGCAAGTCGGTTGATTTCGCCATGGACCGGATGGAGGGCCTCAAGGCGATCCTGCTCGACTGCGACATCGACGTGATCGATCGGAGTCAATTTCCGGCTGCGCCAGGTGCGCGGCCGGGCGGCATGCCGGCGAACGACTTCTTCAGCGCGGTCCGGCGCATTTCGGCCGATCCGCGCGTGCGGGTCATCGATCTTGCCGAATGGGACCCGCCGCTCGACGCGACGGACCTCAGCGCGCTCACCGCCGGGCGCTGGCTGGCCGAAGTGCTCGCCGGCTTCGAGCGCCGCTCCTAG
- a CDS encoding helix-turn-helix transcriptional regulator: protein MSLAEPESRFGDWHFVCGTTPESARFVREMKQSAPLTSAFASLSDRQRLCLRLIGRGLTSKEIALETGLTPQTVDTYIKSAMAKLNASSRREAARALQGHEARLSQQLGSPPQAVAATAPTRHPEATAGRGGIARALIFPPLGGRRNELTLSQRTFAVLRVAGVSAIVLSALVLLIAGVMMTFR from the coding sequence ATGTCGCTTGCCGAACCAGAAAGCAGGTTCGGCGACTGGCATTTCGTGTGTGGAACGACCCCGGAGTCTGCAAGGTTTGTCCGTGAAATGAAGCAGTCGGCTCCCCTGACCAGCGCCTTCGCTAGCCTATCCGACCGGCAGCGGCTGTGTCTGCGACTCATCGGTCGCGGGCTGACCAGCAAGGAGATTGCGCTGGAGACGGGGCTAACCCCGCAAACAGTCGACACTTACATCAAGAGCGCCATGGCCAAGCTCAACGCGTCGAGCCGGCGCGAAGCGGCGCGGGCGCTGCAGGGCCATGAGGCGCGGCTATCCCAGCAATTGGGATCACCGCCGCAAGCCGTTGCCGCGACGGCTCCGACCCGCCATCCCGAGGCCACGGCCGGTCGAGGCGGGATTGCCAGAGCGCTGATCTTTCCTCCGCTGGGCGGAAGACGCAACGAGCTCACGCTGAGCCAACGCACCTTTGCGGTGCTGCGGGTCGCCGGTGTCTCCGCGATCGTTCTGTCGGCACTGGTCTTGCTGATCGCCGGCGTGATGATGACCTTCCGCTGA
- a CDS encoding MarR family transcriptional regulator codes for MPSAVVAELVNLLQQITATKAPTMAADHKRPDERRGTTRRLAQSEINIRRARLSYFSPALFGEPAWDILLLLYTHDDAAAPLTTSQLSELTAVPLTTAIRWLDYLESSAFITRERKLSDRRSVCVELTRKAELSLEDYFCGEASDESSGRQEVKLFRWQRAAPEP; via the coding sequence GTGCCCTCGGCTGTTGTTGCCGAGTTGGTCAACCTTCTGCAGCAGATCACGGCAACGAAGGCACCCACTATGGCGGCGGATCACAAGCGGCCCGACGAGCGGCGAGGGACCACGCGAAGACTGGCGCAATCGGAGATCAACATACGTCGCGCCCGCCTCAGCTATTTCTCACCGGCTCTGTTCGGAGAGCCTGCCTGGGACATCCTCCTGCTCCTCTACACACATGACGACGCCGCTGCGCCCCTCACCACAAGCCAGCTGAGCGAGCTGACCGCAGTTCCTCTCACGACCGCAATCCGCTGGCTCGACTATCTCGAGTCCAGCGCATTCATCACGCGAGAACGCAAGCTGTCGGATCGCCGAAGCGTTTGCGTCGAGCTAACCAGGAAAGCCGAGCTTTCGCTCGAGGACTATTTCTGCGGTGAGGCGTCGGACGAAAGCTCTGGCCGACAAGAGGTCAAGCTGTTCCGGTGGCAGCGAGCAGCTCCCGAACCCTGA
- the hutH gene encoding histidine ammonia-lyase — protein MLILDPQAVTLATLRELWTGAPACLSDAALARVDAAAAGVSRIVAGGETVYGINTGFGLLAQERIPAGRLVELQRNLILSHSCGLGEATPRHVTRLMIVLKLLGLGRGHSGVRRSVIDALQALLDHDAMPVIPSQGSVGASGDLAPLAHMTAALMGHGWIDLVAERLPAAVALERLGRAPLELGPKEGLALINGTQFSTAVALDALFAAERVFGTALHAGALAVDALKGSVKPFDSRISALRGQPGQIRVAAELSSLLEGSDIVSSHHRCGRVQDPYSFRCQPQVMGAALDLLHNAARTLVIEAAAVTDNPILFSGEDGDQAISGGNFHAQPVAFAADTIAMALCEVASLSERRISVLVDPKMSGLPAFLTDDGGVNSGLMIPQVTAAALVAENRSLAFPASVDSIPTSAGQEDHVSMAPICARKAAAIARNTAGVVAVELITAAQGVDYHAPLTTSPALRKLHADVRAISPHLEADRYWADEMATLQAAILAGAFTGGFLL, from the coding sequence ATGCTGATCCTCGATCCCCAAGCCGTCACGCTCGCCACCCTTCGCGAGCTGTGGACCGGCGCGCCTGCCTGCCTCTCCGACGCCGCGCTGGCCAGGGTGGACGCCGCCGCCGCCGGCGTGTCGCGCATCGTTGCCGGCGGGGAGACTGTCTACGGAATCAACACCGGCTTCGGCCTCCTCGCGCAGGAGCGGATCCCGGCCGGCCGCCTGGTCGAGCTTCAGCGAAACCTGATCCTCTCGCACAGTTGCGGCCTCGGTGAAGCGACGCCGCGGCACGTCACGCGCCTGATGATCGTCTTAAAGCTGCTCGGCCTGGGCCGCGGACATTCGGGCGTCCGGCGCTCGGTGATCGACGCGCTGCAGGCCTTGCTCGACCATGACGCCATGCCGGTCATCCCCTCGCAGGGATCGGTCGGAGCGAGCGGCGACCTCGCGCCCCTCGCCCACATGACGGCGGCGCTGATGGGTCACGGCTGGATTGACCTCGTCGCCGAGCGACTGCCGGCGGCCGTGGCGCTGGAGCGGCTGGGCCGCGCTCCGCTCGAACTTGGACCAAAGGAGGGTCTCGCTCTCATCAACGGAACCCAATTCAGCACCGCTGTGGCCCTCGACGCCTTGTTCGCCGCCGAGCGGGTGTTCGGCACCGCGCTCCACGCCGGCGCGCTTGCCGTCGATGCGCTGAAGGGCAGCGTGAAACCATTCGATTCACGCATTTCGGCGCTGCGCGGCCAGCCCGGCCAGATCAGGGTCGCGGCAGAGCTGTCGTCCTTGCTGGAGGGAAGCGACATCGTCTCCTCGCACCATCGCTGCGGGCGGGTGCAGGACCCGTACAGCTTTCGCTGTCAGCCGCAGGTGATGGGTGCCGCTCTCGATTTGCTTCACAATGCTGCCCGCACCCTGGTCATTGAAGCGGCGGCCGTGACCGACAATCCAATCCTGTTTTCGGGCGAAGACGGCGACCAGGCCATTTCCGGCGGCAATTTCCACGCTCAGCCGGTGGCCTTCGCCGCCGACACTATCGCCATGGCCTTGTGCGAAGTTGCGAGCCTGTCGGAGCGCCGCATCTCGGTCCTGGTCGATCCCAAGATGAGCGGCCTGCCCGCCTTCCTGACCGATGACGGCGGGGTCAACAGCGGCCTGATGATTCCGCAGGTCACCGCGGCCGCGCTGGTCGCCGAGAACCGCAGCCTTGCCTTTCCGGCCTCGGTCGACTCCATTCCGACCTCGGCCGGGCAGGAGGATCATGTTTCGATGGCCCCGATCTGCGCGCGCAAAGCCGCCGCCATTGCCCGCAACACGGCCGGGGTCGTTGCAGTGGAGCTGATCACCGCGGCGCAAGGCGTCGACTATCACGCCCCGCTCACCACCTCGCCGGCGTTGCGGAAGCTCCACGCCGACGTCCGCGCGATCAGCCCGCATCTGGAGGCGGACCGCTATTGGGCGGACGAGATGGCAACCCTCCAGGCCGCCATCCTTGCCGGCGCCTTTACCGGCGGCTTCCTTCTTTGA
- the gpmA gene encoding 2,3-diphosphoglycerate-dependent phosphoglycerate mutase: MPTLVLLRHGQSQWNLENRFTGWWDVDITEAGEAEALAAGQLLKDRGLDLDRVFTSVQKRAIRTANLTLDAMDRAWLPITKDWRLNERHYGGLTGLNKAETVAKVGEEQVRIWRRSFDVPPPPLEADSPYAALQDDRRYSGIPVPATESLKDTIARVLPYFEAEIAPALKRGERILVAAHGNSLRALEKHLSGISDADITGLEIPTGQPIIYELDEQLLRQDRYYLSER; encoded by the coding sequence ATGCCGACCCTCGTCCTTCTCCGCCATGGCCAGAGCCAGTGGAACCTCGAGAACCGCTTCACCGGCTGGTGGGACGTGGACATCACCGAGGCGGGCGAGGCTGAGGCACTCGCGGCCGGTCAGCTTCTGAAGGACAGGGGGCTCGACCTCGACCGCGTCTTCACCTCGGTTCAGAAGCGCGCCATCCGCACCGCCAACCTGACGCTCGACGCCATGGACCGCGCCTGGCTGCCGATCACCAAGGACTGGCGCCTCAACGAGCGTCACTATGGCGGCCTGACCGGCCTCAACAAGGCGGAAACCGTCGCCAAGGTCGGTGAGGAGCAGGTCAGGATCTGGCGCCGCAGCTTCGATGTACCGCCGCCGCCGCTGGAAGCGGACAGCCCGTATGCGGCCCTGCAAGACGACCGCCGCTACTCCGGCATTCCGGTCCCCGCGACCGAAAGCCTCAAGGACACGATCGCCCGCGTCCTTCCCTACTTTGAAGCCGAGATCGCCCCGGCGCTGAAGCGGGGCGAGCGCATCCTCGTCGCCGCTCACGGCAACTCGCTTCGCGCGCTCGAGAAGCATCTGTCCGGCATCTCCGACGCCGACATTACCGGCCTTGAGATTCCGACCGGTCAGCCGATCATCTATGAGCTGGACGAACAGCTCCTTCGCCAGGACCGCTACTACCTCAGCGAGCGCTGA
- the hutI gene encoding imidazolonepropionase, which yields MWDRLLTDCHVLTMVPTPGDPLGVVRNAAIGIHEGRIVRVGRRTELAGTRAAEVVPLGGAFVTPGLIDCHTHLVFGGTRAAEHAMRRAGATYEEIAAAGGGIASTVRATAAASVTELLDQSRARLHALIRGGVTTVEIKSGYGLDPASELRLLNIVRTLARSEPVRIVPTLLALHALPQGADRAAFVERMIEDLLPTVARLGLATSVDAFCEGIAFTHAETERLFEAAAAHGLPVRLHAEQLSNSNGAALAARHQALSADHLEHLDEAGAAAMAAAGTVAVLLPGAFYTLRETKRPPVDLLRRHKVRIAVASDCNPGTSPCLVPQLAMNMACTLFGLTPEEAIAGMTVNAAHALGLAGEVGTLQPGKAADLAVWRIAEPQELGYWLGLMPERRIFRGQDQ from the coding sequence ATGTGGGACCGTCTGCTGACCGACTGCCACGTTCTGACCATGGTGCCGACGCCGGGCGATCCGCTGGGCGTCGTCCGCAATGCCGCGATCGGCATCCACGAAGGCCGGATCGTCCGGGTCGGGCGCCGCACCGAGCTGGCGGGCACCCGTGCCGCGGAGGTCGTGCCGCTCGGCGGCGCCTTCGTCACGCCCGGCCTGATCGATTGCCACACCCATCTCGTCTTCGGAGGCACCCGCGCTGCCGAGCATGCAATGCGCCGTGCGGGCGCGACTTATGAAGAGATAGCGGCGGCCGGAGGGGGCATTGCCTCGACCGTGCGCGCCACCGCCGCGGCCAGCGTCACGGAGCTGCTCGACCAGAGCCGAGCACGCCTACATGCGCTGATTCGGGGCGGGGTGACTACGGTCGAGATCAAGTCGGGTTATGGCCTCGACCCGGCGTCCGAGCTTCGCCTGCTCAACATCGTCCGCACCCTGGCACGGTCCGAGCCGGTGCGGATCGTTCCGACCCTGCTCGCGCTCCACGCGCTGCCGCAGGGCGCCGACCGCGCGGCCTTCGTCGAGCGGATGATCGAAGACCTGCTGCCGACCGTCGCCCGGCTCGGCCTCGCCACCAGCGTCGACGCCTTCTGCGAGGGGATCGCCTTCACGCACGCGGAGACCGAACGGCTGTTCGAGGCCGCCGCCGCCCACGGATTGCCCGTTCGCCTCCACGCCGAGCAATTGTCGAACAGCAACGGCGCCGCGCTTGCCGCCCGCCATCAGGCGCTCTCCGCCGATCACCTCGAGCATCTCGACGAAGCAGGCGCGGCGGCGATGGCCGCTGCCGGGACGGTCGCCGTCCTCCTGCCGGGCGCCTTCTACACCCTGCGCGAGACGAAGCGCCCGCCGGTCGACCTGCTGCGCAGGCACAAGGTCCGCATCGCCGTTGCTTCCGACTGCAACCCCGGCACCTCGCCTTGCCTGGTGCCGCAGCTGGCGATGAACATGGCGTGCACCCTGTTCGGCCTGACGCCCGAGGAGGCGATCGCGGGCATGACCGTGAACGCGGCCCATGCGCTCGGGCTTGCCGGGGAGGTTGGAACGCTTCAGCCCGGCAAAGCCGCCGACCTCGCGGTCTGGCGCATCGCCGAGCCGCAGGAGCTCGGCTACTGGCTCGGCCTCATGCCGGAACGCCGCATCTTCAGGGGACAGGATCAGTGA